Below is a window of Myroides profundi DNA.
TTGTATAATTTTGGCTGTTATTCCATTGAAAAATAACAAGACAGGCTAGAATATGATAGCCGTATAGTTTCTTTATTTTTTAAATAGTCTACGAAAAGGTTAGGAGATATTTTTTAGATTGATAAAAAAAGTAATGTTTTTTTGTATTAAGAGCAAGGAGTTTAAGGAACAGTTCTATTTAATTATTAAATGTGAATTATTTAAAATAAAAAGTTTATTGCTGATGTAAATTTAGTTATTTGTAAAAAACACAGTAGAAATTTGTGTAAAATGCGGAGAAAATATATATTCGCTATTATTTATTTTACAACATAATGGAAGATCAAATTAGAGAGACACCTGCAGACAAGTGGATTGCAAAACCCATGAGTAGATTCATGAGCAAATCTACATCTGGTGGGGTAGTATTATTTTTAGCTGCTGTATTTGCTATTTTTATGGCAAATTCACAATGGGCAGATGCTTACATGAGTTTTTGGGATGATAACCATATTGGGTTTTCATTAAATGATATGACTTTAAACCACTCTTTAAAACATTGGGTGAATGATGGTCTGATGGCTATTTTCTTCTTTGTGGTTGGTTTAGAATTAAAACGTGAGTTAACTACTGGAGAATTATCATCTCCTAAGAAGGCGATGTTACCTATTATCGCTGCTATCGGTGGTATGGCTGTACCAGCTCTAGTATATACTGTATTTAATGGTGGAACAGATTCTGCGCATGGTTGGGGAATCCCGATGGCTACAGATATTGCCTTTGCATTAGGAGTATTATATTTATTAGGTGATAAAGTACCTACTTCGTTAAAAGTGTTTTTGACAGCTTTAGCGATTGCGGATGACTTAGGAGCGGTATTAGTTATCGCTATGTTCTATACAAGTGACTTATCTCTAGCTAATCTAGGTATGGGATTAGGGTTCTTCGGATTATTAGTAATCAGTAATCTAGTGGGAATTAGAAACACGATATACTACGCGATCATCGGTATCGGTGGAGTGTGGTTATGCTTCTTATTATCAGGAGTACACGCTACTATCGCAGCAGTATTAGCGGCATTCGCTATTCCGAGTACAGCGAGAGTACACGAGTCATACTTCGTTGCAAAATTAAATAAATTAAGAGACCGTTTCAGCAAAATAGATCCAGACGATAAGATTCCTAACCTTACAGGAGA
It encodes the following:
- the nhaA gene encoding Na+/H+ antiporter NhaA — translated: MEDQIRETPADKWIAKPMSRFMSKSTSGGVVLFLAAVFAIFMANSQWADAYMSFWDDNHIGFSLNDMTLNHSLKHWVNDGLMAIFFFVVGLELKRELTTGELSSPKKAMLPIIAAIGGMAVPALVYTVFNGGTDSAHGWGIPMATDIAFALGVLYLLGDKVPTSLKVFLTALAIADDLGAVLVIAMFYTSDLSLANLGMGLGFFGLLVISNLVGIRNTIYYAIIGIGGVWLCFLLSGVHATIAAVLAAFAIPSTARVHESYFVAKLNKLRDRFSKIDPDDKIPNLTGDQMECVHDIKDLATDALPASIRLEHSMHNFVAFFVMPVFALANAAIPISLGDGGLSAVTLGVAFGLLVGKVLGVSGLTALLIKLKVVAMPKGMTYLNLLGLGFLAAIGFTMSLFVTELAFDINIHPEFPDQAKLGILIASGLGGIIGYVLLFMCGKKTGVQEEV